The following nucleotide sequence is from Pagrus major chromosome 16, Pma_NU_1.0.
ACTTCAAACCACAGcccttttcctctcttgttACAAGGTTCCAAGTTAAAtttataatcattttttaatcaaaacaaaacaaaactatgtttgagtcctttttCGCTACATCTATTTAAGAAAATGTAATCTTGATGGTGAATTGAGGAGTCCTGTGTGACCTGGGgactgaagctgctctgtagtctggtggtacggcagcggatacttctgtatcttttgtcagatggcagcagggtgaacagactgtggctgggttgggtgttgtcttttgggCTCTCCATAATCGcttaaaacatgataaaaccACCAGTACGGCCCTTAATTGCTCCAACACGTCTTCAGGAAACTCAGAATTTAGCTACATCCACTGAAGTCCGACTCCTCCCTGCCGCCGCCACAGTGCGGTGTTCCGAATCGATGCTGTCATCCACAGAGCGCTCGTTGGACTGGGTCGTCTGTCCATCCACGTCCTCCGCCAGAGCTCTCCTGTACACCCCCGCCAGACTCTGCCTGAACCGGCCCCTCACGTTCAGCCCCATGCAGAAGTACAACAGTGGGTTCACACAGCTGTTGAAGTAGGCGATGCCGGACGCCACAGGGTGCCAGATCTTCACCACTGGGTTCTTATTGTCCACCATCTTCACCAGCAGAAGGCAGTGGTACGGCGCCCAGCACAGGAAGAACGCGATGACTAAGGATGCTAATATACGCAGGGGGCGGGACTTCTTTGACAGGCGGGTACGTCGGATGCGAATGCCGGCCAGGATGTAACAGATGAGGATGACCATGAAAGGCAACATGAAGCCACACAGGAAGCGGATGGTGTAGAGAGCAAGTTTAGAGCTGCTGTCACCCTTCCCCGCCTCCTTCACGTCCACAGAGCACTTACTCAGGTTGTTCTTCAGGTACACTTGGCGGAAGGCGAAGTACGGAGAACTGAAGATGATCGCAGTGGCCCAGACGCAGGCGGCCACCACCCTCGCCGCCAACAGGTTGCGTCGTCGCTTGGTGAAGACGGGCTGCCAGATGCAGAGCGCTCGGTCCAAACTGATCACCgccaacaggaacacagagcagaacatgTTGGCGTATTTGAAGAAGCCGTTGAACTTGCAGAGGAAGACGCCGAAGGGCCAGTGGTCGAAGAAGAGCTTTTTCGTGAGCGAAAAGACCCGTGTGAAGCAGAAGATCAGGTCCGCTATCGCCAGATTCACCAACCACACGTTGGTCACAGTCGGCTGAGCAGGAAGAAcagaatattattatatattgttacgttttgtttaataaaaacactgacatctcATTCTACACTGTACATCTACCTTGAGCTTGAATCCGGCCACCCAGATCACCATGGAGTTCCCTGTGATGCCGAGCACGACGGTCAGCGTGTAAAGGACGATGGACACGTTGTCCATGATGGCGTCAATGTCCACAATTGTCCCCCCGTCATTCTTGGAGGTCTCGGGgatgtgaagagagagagaggcgttGGGAGACATCTTGTGACTGTTGAAcacagaataaaagaaaatcaaagcgTTACCTGCCTGAGGTCAGTTAATTTATTACTGCAGAGCCTTCAAACAGGTAAAACTGTGGATTATTTGAGTGCACAGTTAAATAATCTGTTCCCTTAAATCCTCTCTAATCTAATCCTATAATTTCAGAGcacaaatcaacaaacagaAGCAATTTCTTTTCATGAATAATTTAAAGGAATGCCAAAGATAAGATTGTCTTTAACAGCCAAAAGCCTGAACTATATTTATACAATGCATCTCAGCCTAAAGTCCATACATCTGTATGAAACCTGAGCAGCACGTTTAGATTTCCAAGTTCATTCACCTTTTCCTTTGTTAATATATGTAAGCTACTGATTTGAAGCAATAAATTGTGCACACAAAGTATTAATGTGTCCATGACAGAGAGATGTGAAGGGAaagggaaacattttttatccCCAGCATGAGCAAAATGCACAGGTTAAATACAGTTTTCTTTTGTCGTCAGAATGTAAAAGACACGATAACCCTCAGAAATGCTGCTGAAATGCAGTGAAAGCAGCTGACATAGGAGGCCAAGTCAAAGCTCTTTGCAGTTCGAGACAGGTAGAGAACCATCATACTGACTATTTCCTTCAGTTTTCTTTCAATGTGATAATGAGACTAAATGGTTCATGCTCAACCGAAGATTGTCTCTACTCTGCAGAAGCTGTTTTATAAActcattgttgtttttggggtcacttcctgttttactctgtgctaaaaaaaaaaacacgaagGCATCTAACTGAAGCACGacatacaagaaaaaaactacaaaacaaaccTCCGCTGCCCGACGGAAAAACTTTGTAAGAGAGTCACAAGCTTTCGAAAAACGAGTAAACTTTTCTGATCACAAGCCTCAATCTTCATATGATGCTGTGAAAATAGACATTAACAGAACCGTGTGAAtggacacgtgtgtgtgtgtgtggacgagTCAGATGTGCCCAGCTGAGTCAGCGTGCTTCAATGTCTGAGAATGTACcaaggtgtctgtgtgtgtacaatattagcttgtgtgtgtgtgtgtgtgtgtgttcgggcTTTAAATACAactttgtgtgtgagagtaaaGTTCACACTGAGTTGACTTCTATTGTGTTTAATGTTCCCTGTGACCTCTGttaacacgcacacacttgcAAAAGCTTTGACTAGCAGCTTAAAGTCTTTAGGCATCACGTTATTATAATCTTCAAGAAAAATCATGaaggtgtttttatgttttacttaaAAGAAATCGCACATTTTGCTCAGAAATACTGCTTTTCACTAACGCTAACCGATTTCTGGGTTTTGGGACGGCTACACCACTCTGAAGACCTAACTCTTTCTCCTGCGACGTGATCGACtgctcatcttcttcttctgtttatcAGGACAGTGGCCGCTGGTGTTTGAGGCTGCACTAGTGTCTCCTTCTTCTGGGGAGGGCTGAGTGGTTTACAGTAATTATATCAAACATTTATCAACATTTGTTACATTGCCATGAAAATATATACTCCCAGGGTGACGATGTGTGATCCACCGACAGGCCGACCCACAATGAGTCACTTACAGTGTGTGAAAGACGTAAAATTGATAATATTCGAGATAACACAGGCTGTTATGAGTCACGTCTCTTCTGGTTTTTGTCATTACGGATGCTCCTTGACATCTTTCAGAGTAGTTTTGTCTTTCTTCAGAAGAACGTCACTATCAGGGAGTTCTTCTCAAGAACTACACTGCTGCTGCGTGTAACTGAGCCAGTGTGtctgagttaaaaaaaaataaatgaagccaCAGACAAATATCAGCTTTACGAGTATTTTAGTGTCcatcagctcattgttttgtttttcagcttgCAACATTATTGTTCTGCTTCACGTAGTCAGTTTAAATTAGTCCAAACAATGTTACGATATTATAAGTTTTCAGACTTGTGTGTATACCAACGCtcaacatatataaaaaaacagatatttaattGACAAAAACAAGATGCTTAGTCCAGACTATAGAGTACTAGCTCTACTAATGTCATCTATTGCAGGGCAGCTGCGGCTCAAAGTGGGTCatccagtaatcggaaggttgctggttctaTTCCCCTGCTCCCCTGGCTGCACGTTGAAGTTTCCTTGAGTAAGATACTGAATCCTAAATTGGTCCTGATGAGCCGGTCCACACCTGACATTGCAGTCTCTGCAATCAgcgtgtgaatgggtgaatgtgacaaagtGTTAACCCCTCACCctcagtagactggaaaagtgctgtAGAACGACATTCACAAATTCCCAGGGTGTCAAATACCAACAATATTGTGTCacttatttaacttttaaactACGAcacactgtttttaaatgtaagtgCACTGAGGCGGTCTGCTGAAGAAAGACAAACTACTCTGAGAAATGTCAAAGAGCACCgataatgaaaaacaacagaggagacGTGACTCATAACAGTCTGTGTTATCTTGATTTTTATGAATGTTATGTATTTCACACTGTAAGTGACTCATTGTGGGTCAGTTTGTGGGTGGATCAACAAAAATGTCCCAACACTTTGGCGGCCATAATTTTCACCCTAGGATACCCACAATTATGTTGCCGCCTCATCAGATGCAGCGGATGCCCTTTAGCGACCCACTGGGCTGTAAAGTAACTCTGATGTTTACCTGTCCACGACAATATGACACAGTCACAGCAAGTACCAAGAGGGGTGGAAGATGGCGGCTGAGTAGAGGATCAcacaaatggcatttttttaGTTGACTGGATTTCGTGTCCCGCGTGAAACCAAATGTCACCGAACTTTTCTCAAACCTAACCAAAGTGCCGTTCCATGTAAACCATGTGGCAACAGAGTaccttgtgtgtctgtatgacGAATAAAACCCAatcgtcagaataaatgttggcagtgtgcgtttctgcaaaaccactaatatgttgaaactttaacGTTTCTTTAGGGTCTGTTTTCACTGTGCTCACGgttcagttaggtttaggcagaaagtcaaaaagagaaaaaatccAAGGCAAAAAGGCATTTATTGAGATGGCTATTTAAATACTGAAATTCTTAGAAACACTGATAATGCATGTTAAAAAAGAGCCGAGTAGCAAATTTAGATATTCAGTATGAAATAGCCATCTATAAAAAAAGCGTTTCGCCAGAAGAGCTTCTTGGCTTACCCCCCACAGAGCTccttcatcacatttcatttgaatttcCTGAGCAATCTAGACCTTTTCTTTCTGTaaacctgttttggtcgccacaaacacagtcgTTGATGACTTCCTGTTCAAAAtaacagctgttttttgtgtCATGTCCGGAGGTCTCTATACAAATGGGATGTATAAATGTAAACGTATCACTGGTTTGTTCCCCAGAAATGTAAGTGCCAGTGTTTTATCCTGACAACAGGGCATATTTGACAGCCAGAGATGAGAACATGTTGCAAAAGTTGCTGCACATTTAAATCAGCAATTAAGCTTTGAAACTGTGTGAAAAGgttttgctgttgctgttttaatgtttttgaaaatgaatacGTCACCACTAATAACTGGTGATTATTCTGAGACAAATTGCTCTCAAATCAGAGTTACTTACTTTCAACAAGAGGATTGTTCCCATGAAAAAATAGCAACTGTTTTAAAGAACAGACGAGTGGAACTTGACTCTGAGTCACTGTCGTCGTCGTTGTTGGTATTTGATCGTTGCAAACTGGACTCTTGTTAACATAAAGCAGCTGGTTAAAGATGACACAAGTCAGAGAGCAAAACTGTGTCCTCTGTGAACATCACTGTGTTGGACACGATGAGAGGAAGTGCATcaaaataccacagaagaaaAACTGCACATCAAACATCAGTTCACCACAAACGGTTTCAACTATGTGCTCCATCTCACTCAACCACAAACCTCCAACCGCTGGTTGAGCTGCATTAATCTAACCTCTTACTGCTCATATAACTTCACTGTGGTAGGAACTAATCCCATTGAAAGCAGTTAAACTTCTCACTGTatggcaacacaacacatatgGAGAGGTAGAAAGGCAATTCAACCCGAGCCTAATTAAGACTTCCTGTACTGAAGCATTTTGACTTTTCACAGCAACAGACGATGCCACAAATTTCACTCTGAGCAGCTCGCAGCTTcggcaaaataataaaaaaaaatcgcactgttttaatgtttgaacAGAGAAAAtctgcacatgcacaaacagctTGAAACTGAAGAAACCCAGGTTCTGTAAATGTGACCAAGTTAAAGGAGCATTACGTAGTTTTGGTGTAGAAAGtttaaccagaagagaaagaactTCATTGACTGAACTTTTTTATAGCgaaacaaactcaacaaacaaactctctttgttttcatgactgaataaacagaataaacaaactgacattaaaggacaacgcagtttcatactgttttgctttgtttatacttggcggaccctgccacctttctagcttcaaactgtgttctggggacctcattaaaaattgatatttctgagtttgtataattacttcattaaaattgtaaaatatatgtaaattaaaacTACAGAGTGTCTCTTTAAGACTGTGCTGAATTTGAttgaagattttattttactttttacgtTTCGGTTACACTTAACATCTATTTGTTTCTAATTTCAAGGACTTCACTGTTCAGCAGCTCATAACTACATGTTGAAAATATAGTCATCTCAATGCTGTTGTGACATTTAACCCACAACTAAATGTCTTCTGGCCTAAAAATCTCCCAATCAGAGCTTACGGTGATGCCTTCAAGTTTgaaaccaaaaatgaaattgtgtGATTATCAAAACGACACCGCAGCTGTGACATCTGAAGTGTGAAATATCTGCAATATCGTCGCTGAGTTTGTGACAAAGGATCAGAAAAAGTCCTGTTTTCTTACCTGCAGATGTCGAGCTGATATCACAGTGCTGAGGTCAGCTGCTTCGGTCTCGATGGTCAGAGGCAGAAGTGACGACGCATCTTcgtgtgcagtgtgtgtctgtgtgtgtgtgtgtgtgtgtgtgtgtgtgtgttttaaaaatccCCTCTGTCAATGTTACTTCAAGTGGTTTTATTGCCAAAAGCTGGacgtgtgtctctctctctgtctctctccgtctctctctcacacacccacatgcacacacacacatacgcacacacacacatgcacacacacacacacacacatgcacacacacacacacacacacagacagacccttcctctttctctctttttttttgtcatgtgtgtctgtcttcctgtttctctttttctcacacaGCCACCCTCACTCTGCCTCccccacacccacacaaacacacacacacacatgcgcacacacacacacacacacacacacacacacacacacacacacacgcatgcacacacacacatacacacacgcatgcacacgcacgcacacacacacacagacttgcaATAATTTCCTCAAGCCTCACCCTGACCTTCACCCCAGCATTCACTCTAAAATGATGTACTTCATGGGGTCCTGCCTTTTTGGTCCCTACAAAGATTTGGGACCCCACACGGTGAGCGGGCGGTATTGGGATCCCACAAACATTGTAAAAcaaggccacacacacaaacaatgacacacagatgcataaacacacagtgtggGTGACCGTCTTGTTTTaatgagacagagacataaCTTTCCTCCTCCGTCACCTCGGCCAATCAGATTCCTCTGAAGAGGGCCGACGACCTCGTGTTATTACAACATGTAACTTCAGATAATCCACTTATTACTCCTCTGGGAACGCTTGTCAAATTGATCCTTCATAACATttctttgcagatttttttgaaaagttGAAATGATTTAAACTCGATTGCGGTCGTTTCATGTTCCCACACGACATTAACGCATTGCTCTTTCTGGTAAACAGGCTGTCCTCAGCTCAGCAGGCTTCCAGCAACAGAAAGTAAAGAcaacgaaagaaagaaaagaaagaaaaacaaaagaaagaaaccacagaAGAGTGACTGAGCTCCTGATACAACCCTGTCACTGTACGTATGACACAAATAGATAGTGAAAGTCAAcgtctttttattattaaactgtaatttttatccaatattcagctttttctatCAAACAACATAAATCTCTGGATGTTCCTGTTGAAAAATAACTAATAAGAGCTACAGTGCAAGATGCAGGTCAAACCTCAGccagtttgaacattttcttttacttcatttttcctttcctccgcgaaatgttttgtgaaatcaCTTCCTCCTTTCGTTGTCCCCTCGGCCAATGGGGTCACTCTAACCAGGGCTCGAGTCCTCCTGGTGTTGCAATGGGTCGTGACAGAAATATCATCACAACATAAGCGAGAAGTTGTTCAAGAAAAACCCGCTGTGGTTCTGATTtcctttaaacacacatttaacaaaagACTGAcgttctttgtgtgtttgtgtacatgtttaTTGCACATGCAGGTAGTTACACAttatatttttcagattttgtaTTCACAAACTTTGCTAAATTGGACATGGCATggatgtttatgtgtgtgtgttagtgtgtgctCCTGTGGTTTTAActtagtgtttttgttgtgttgttaacagtgaaatgatgaaaaatgttatcatttattaatgatggttgttATTAAGTGCTGCCACAcgaacaaatgtgaacatatatGTGGTTTGTACTCACGTTatatgccaacattttattctggcgtcTGAGCTCTACTTTTTGGGACAAAGGGATGCATTATACCGATGATAGTGATAGTTCACATTTTCACTTCCTTTTACCACGATGCAGCCTGTCACAAAAAATTATCTCACATCCAAAATGCTAtacagatatatacatatatatatatatatatt
It contains:
- the LOC141010483 gene encoding formyl peptide receptor 2-like, encoding MSPNASLSLHIPETSKNDGGTIVDIDAIMDNVSIVLYTLTVVLGITGNSMVIWVAGFKLKPTVTNVWLVNLAIADLIFCFTRVFSLTKKLFFDHWPFGVFLCKFNGFFKYANMFCSVFLLAVISLDRALCIWQPVFTKRRRNLLAARVVAACVWATAIIFSSPYFAFRQVYLKNNLSKCSVDVKEAGKGDSSSKLALYTIRFLCGFMLPFMVILICYILAGIRIRRTRLSKKSRPLRILASLVIAFFLCWAPYHCLLLVKMVDNKNPVVKIWHPVASGIAYFNSCVNPLLYFCMGLNVRGRFRQSLAGVYRRALAEDVDGQTTQSNERSVDDSIDSEHRTVAAAGRSRTSVDVAKF